A genomic region of Papaver somniferum cultivar HN1 chromosome 7, ASM357369v1, whole genome shotgun sequence contains the following coding sequences:
- the LOC113293143 gene encoding uncharacterized protein LOC113293143 yields the protein MDGRGGCCIARYDGRNPYDTSKIDRIMLRFRPIAPKPDVSGSVSGDKTSEKSDVLIKNGGRTKRRYVKDATKTRKNSSSSNNNNNSKKRRLLSDHHLHQDDQDAVVTLSLLPEKPTGEASSSPSSLLPLSHLTSYVPAATWSQNGSSPASSGGSGGSGGGSAALSTSTSSSSTDRTVVIPQPVRPVGSCVTVKCITETFGDQEIGLGFLGRTDEEKKINLEKDACPGFISDSLNRVKWTNEAYRKLVNQDGFGYGGEQRPEMVWLVTKDNESLPSRCEGFVCRVRLQYTCKKERHSLIVPCDVWKMNDSGGGFAWRLDVKAALSLGR from the coding sequence ATGGACGGTAGAGGAGGTTGTTGTATAGCAAGATACGATGGGAGGAATCCGTACGATACATCAAAGATTGATCGGATAATGTTGAGATTCCGACCAATAGCACCAAAGCCAGATGTGAGTGGATCAGTTTCCGGTGATAAAACGTCGGAGAAATCTGATGTGCTTATCAAAAATGGTGGTAGAACTAAACGAAGGTATGTCAAAGATGCTacaaaaactagaaaaaatagTAGTAGcagtaataacaataataattccAAAAAGAGAAGACTATTAtcagatcatcatcttcatcaagatgatcaagaTGCTGTTGTTACTTTATCATTATTACCAGAGAAACCCACTGGCGAAGcatcatcttcaccatcatcacttCTACCGTTGAGTCATCTGACTAGTTATGTACCTGCTGCAACATGGAGCCAAAACGGCAGTAGTCCAGCTAGTAGTGGAGGGTCAGGCGGATCAGGTGGTGGTTCTGCTGCActatcaacatcaacatcatcatcatcaacagatcGGACGGTTGTGATTCCACAGCCAGTAAGACCAGTAGGATCATGTGTAACTGTGAAGTGTATAACTGAAACATTCGGTGATCAAGAGATAgggttagggtttttaggaagaACTGACGAAGAAAAAAAGATTAATCTAGAGAAAGACGCGTGTCCTGGATTCATATCTGACAGTTTGAATAGAGTGAAATGGACCAACGAAGCGTACAGAAAACTAGTGAATCAAGATGGGTTCGGTTATGGCGGAGAACAGAGACCGGAAATGGTGTGGTTGGTAACGAAAGATAACGAATCTTTACCGTCGAGATGTGAAGGGTTTGTTTGTAGGGTTAGATTACAGTATACGTGTAAGAAGGAGAGGCACTCGTTGATTGTACCTTGTGATGTTTGGAAAATGAACGACAGTGGTGGTGGTTTTGCATGGAGGTTAGATGTTAAAGCTGCTTTGAGCTTAGGTCGTTAA